The Leptolyngbya sp. 'hensonii' genomic sequence TGGGGTTGCCATTCTCAGCCGCTATCCCTTTATCAAGCAAGCCACTCTGGACTTGCAAAGTCAGGGACGAGTCGCCCAATATGTCCAGGTCGCTCCGGCAGGCCAACCCCTGGTGTTCTGTAACGGCCACTACTACTGGTATCCTGGGCCGCATCCAGAGCGAGATCAGCAAATTCAGCTACTTCTGGATTGGTTAGGGCAATTGCCGTCAGACCTGCCGATCGTCGCCGTCGGCGACTTCAACGGTACCCCGGATACCTCTGCGATCGCCCTGATGCGCCAGCACTTCACCTCTGCCTATGCCGCCTGTCACGGTGAGGAGCCTGCCTATACCTGCCCAACGCCACTGGTCCGGCGCAATTGGCAAAAATTACTGCGTCAGAGCTGGCGGAACCTGATTGTCAACCACAGCCTGAGTCCCTGGCGTGGCACCCTGGACTATATTTTTGTGAGCCGATCGATCCAGGTGCAGGATTGTCGGCTCATCCTCAATCAGCCCGCACCCCATAGCCGCACCCTTTACCCGTCCGACCACTTTGGGCTGGCTGCCGATTTGACCCTGGTGTAATTTGAAAATGAGGAAAAGATTAATCCTGGGTTTGATTCATGATGTGTAAACCGCACTCTTTCTTACCTGCATCTTCCCACCACCAGCGACCTTCCCGCTCATGCTGGTTAGGCAACACGGGGCGGGTGCAGGGTTCGCAGCCAATGCTGACGAACCCCCGCTCATGCAACGGGTTGTAGGGGACTTCGTAGGCCCGGATGTACATCCAGACTTCGGCAGAGGTCCAGTTAGACAATGGGTTGAATTTAACCAGGGTGTGACTGTC encodes the following:
- a CDS encoding endonuclease/exonuclease/phosphatase family protein, with translation MVKVVTINILFELEEWAQRRDLLVQGLAAEQADLIALQEVKLPEDTGAWLAEQLQMPYVFLVPRQDLGKHGIHYGVAILSRYPFIKQATLDLQSQGRVAQYVQVAPAGQPLVFCNGHYYWYPGPHPERDQQIQLLLDWLGQLPSDLPIVAVGDFNGTPDTSAIALMRQHFTSAYAACHGEEPAYTCPTPLVRRNWQKLLRQSWRNLIVNHSLSPWRGTLDYIFVSRSIQVQDCRLILNQPAPHSRTLYPSDHFGLAADLTLV